One window from the genome of Pyxicephalus adspersus chromosome 6, UCB_Pads_2.0, whole genome shotgun sequence encodes:
- the LOC140333903 gene encoding calcium release-activated calcium channel protein 1-like, giving the protein MFPERSAVPQKSRPCPQQQEVKEEELSYPEWISRSYVELMSLNEHSMQALSWRKLYLSRAKLKASSRTSALLSGFAMVAMVEVQLESDHEYPTGLLIAFSACTTVLVAVHLFALMISTCILPNIEAVSNVHNLNSVKESPHEKMHRHIELAWAFSTVIGTLLFLAEVVLLCWVKFLPVKSPKTAANNTISPGEAAAIASTSIMVPFGLIFIVFAVHFYRSLVSHKTDRQFQELNELAELAHLQDQLDHRGELVQSPGHYA; this is encoded by the exons ATGTTCCCGGAGCGCAGTGCGGTGCCACAGAAATCCCGCCCGTGCCCCCAGCAGCAGGAGGTGAAGGAGGAGGAGCTGTCCTACCCGGAGTGGATTAGCCGAAGTTACGTGGAGCTCATGAGTCTGAACGAGCACTCGATGCAGGCGCTGTCCTGGAGGAAGCTCTACCTGAGCCGGGCCAAGCTCAAAGCCTCCAGCCGCACATCGGCTCTGCTCTCCGGATTCGCCATG gttgcaaTGGTTGAAGTCCAACTGGAATCAGATCATGAATACCCCACTGGCCTCCTGATTGCTTTTAGTGCTTGTACTACTGTTCTGGTTGCTGTACATTTATTTGCACTGATGATCAGCACTTGCATTCTTCCCAACATCGAAGCAGTGAGCAATGTCCATAATCTGAACTCCGTGAAAGAGTCACCTCATGAAAAGATGCACCGTCACATTGAATTAGCATGGGCTTTTTCCACAGTCATTGGGACGCTGCTGTTTCTGGCTGAAGTTGTCTTGCTTTgttgggtgaagtttcttccagTGAAAAGTCCAAAGACGGCAGCCAACAACACTATAAGCCCTGGCGAGGCAGCAGCTATAGCCTCCACCTCTATCATGGTTCCATTTGGATTAATCTTCATAGTATTTGCTGTTCATTTCTACAGGTCACTGGTCAGTCACAAAACAGATAGACAATTCCAGGAGCTAAATGAACTTGCTGAGCTAGCTCATCTTCAGGACCAGTTGGACCACAGAGGGGAATTGGTCCAATCCCCTGGTCATTATGCATAA